Below is a genomic region from Oscarella lobularis chromosome 14, ooOscLobu1.1, whole genome shotgun sequence.
cgtcgccgtcgtcgctttcgtcgtcgcacgcgaGCGCCTGCAACGCGACGggaacggcgtcggcggacaacgacggcgacaggCGAAGTCCCCGACGACGCGCCAGCGCGACGAGTTCGCTCGTGCACGCCGTCATGTCGATCTGATCGGCGCGCAAGTGGGCGAAAAAGTGCCGAGCCTGCCAGAGCGTTCGCctaaagacgacgatcgcttcgtcgtcggtgaactcgcgtcgaagcgacgcttcCATGATCTGGCGTATCGTTCGACTGGCGTCCATGTACTCGTCGCTGAACGTGCCCGAGACGAGTTTCTCCGTCGTGTTCAAGTAGATGAGAACGCCTTCGGGATTGAGATGTTCGCCGCGGCGAGTGATCGTCACGATTGCGGCGACGTTCTGCAGGTAgccgacgaagtcgacgagaatcgTCGGAAATCGTTCCGTCATCTCGCAGGCGAGTCGCGAGGCGAGTTCGTCGAtgccggcgtcgatttgaattAGATCGCCcgtattcgacgacgacgagacgaaggtCTTGATTGCTTCCTTTATGGTCGTCCAAACGGCTCGCGATTCGCTGTCCGACGGCAGGAGTTCGAGTCGATCGAGGgcgatgtcgacgtcgctgattGCGATTagtacgtcgtcgcgaaggtGAAAGATGAGATGAGCGGGAGTGAAGGCGCActggaggcggaggcgaATGCGGAGCGTGTAGATtaagaaagcgacgagactcacgacgtcgtctgagagagacaaagagagagagagagattggGGAAATCAATTGATTTGATTGGTTTGCCTTTCTTACCTATGGATCGAATGGATGGAATTCCCACCGGTTTTAGTAAGAGACTCTCGTTTCCGATGTCGACAAACGTTCTCAGTGTCGTCTCGTTTGCTTCGTAGTCGACGAGAATCATACCGCCCGGAAGCTATTGAACAACGGGAAAcgtttcaaaaaaataatcaaaggTAGGTAAGGGCGGCACTTTTACCAGATCGTGGTCACTGAATCCCAATAATTGAACGATCTGCATTGCCACGTCCGTTTCCGACGCCGTAGCGGCAAACGTTCGAtctccttaattaaatacaaaTAATAGCGTTATGCCTTCTTAGCTTCGCTCTATATATTACCCTTGTTAATAACTCGATCCATCATCGATCCGCCGCTACTCAAAACCTGACACGCGACGAAGTGAATGACCTCGACGAAATTACGCATCTTGAAAAACCCGACGGCTTGTTCAAGCAATTCCTATATGCCCTCACTCAAAAGCCTTCCTATATCCAACATCCCATGCCACCAATCTTACCAGCGCTTCAGTCAACATTCGCTTCCCTTCGGCCGGCGTCCGCGGCATCGTCACCGAAGCCGAATCGGCATCAACCAACTCGACGGCGCCGTTTGACTCGAAGAACTCCGGCTTAAAGCAGCGCATAAAATTCTCCGTCTGCCATACGACAGTCGTGTGCACGCGTTCGATCTCGTCCTCGGTAAGCGTCCGCTTCTGGGACTCTTTCATCAGCCGCTCCACAATCTCCATCGTCTCGGCGTACTCGGAGCTCACGCAGCCGCGCGGCAACGCCGTCGAATTGTGCAGATACGTCGTGACGGCATTCGGCCACACCATGTTTCCCGTTGACGTATTTCCGGCGACGGCTTGCATGTTCTGCATGTACGGCACGATggcgaaaacggcggcgttGCCGCGCACGCGTCGCTTGATCTCCGATTCGATTTCCTTAGCGACGGCCGTATAATTCCCGTCGACTccatcgccgacgtcgtcgtcgttgaagaacaCCTGCATCATGACTTTGGCCGTTTCCCATTTGACGccgatcggcgtcgacggatcGAGAAGACGCAGACGCTTTgccgcctcgtcgacggcaagaaagctcgtcgtcacgtgattgaagacgtgacgtcgaagatGACTCGGCGTCCAGCCGGCGAGCAATTGAACGCGAACGTACATGTGATAGGTGAGACGCGCGATTAGCATAGCAACGGGAACTtgcaaaattcaaaaaattcaaaaattaaaattttgatttttttcgagGTGGAATTCTTACCGTCGTCCGTTAGAGGAGCGAGCGCGGTCGGATCGCCTTTGCTgacgacgagatcggcgacggaggcgtcgacgaacgcgttCCACGCGTTCGGGAGACTGCGACCGGGCGGAAGGcgcatcgaatcgacgtccaTGTCGTAGCCTAAGAGAGTGAGAAGATGCTGGGCTCTTTCCGTCTTCGATGCGACGGCTTTGTGCTGTTCGGTGGCTGCGAAGAGAAAGTCACGTGAAGCGTTCggagttttttttttcccttttcgCGTCGGTTTACTTGTGCTGTAGGTACGAAAGTTTGAGGGATCCTTGAGTAAGTCGGTTATGCCGCGGTGCAAGGGTACGAGGAATTTTCGGTAGCGAATGGGGCCGACTTTTTGCCGTATCGAGTCCTAGACGTTCGATTAGAGCACGTATTACACTTTTCTCCATAAAAAGACGTACCAGAATGTCTCGGATTCGGCTGGCGTCATTCGCTTTTGCCATTGAATCGAAAGGGGGAGCAGGAAGAGGCAAGAGGCGCTAGCGCACTGGTTCGGGGAGGCGGAACTACAATCTCTGCTACAACACCCCCACAGCCCTTCGCTATGGCGAGCTCCCAATCGCCACATCATCCCCTTATGCCGCCGCAATCGCAATCGCAATcacaaaagagaaacgctCGTAAATCTGCAACGTTGCCGGCGTGCATCAGCGTTGCCTACCTGAAATCTCTCCTCGCTCGACTCTTCCACTTGCACTACGGCATCTTTCGACTTGGCTTCGGCTTTTGGATAGCCGAAATCGGCGCCTTCATTCTCGTACTCGTCACAAACGTCTTCATTCAAATGATATACAACACCATCTTGCCGCTGTACGGAGGCGACGGAAACATCAAATCCGCAATCGCATCCGCCGGCACCTGTCtcgcctttctcttcgtcacCATACCGGTCGTGCGCGTTCTCTTTCCCGCCGTCTACAACGCGATGAAAGACGGCTGGTTGATGGACTCTAAGACGCCGATCGAATTTCCCCATTTCGCTGCGAGCTTCGCCTACGTTCGACTGCGATCCGTCGCCAAAGTCTACGAGTTTCTCTACTCGGACacgaaatttcgtcgcttcgtcgtcgtcgttcaaaagACGACTCGcagcgtcgtttttgtcgtcgtttccatcGTCGCGCTCGTCAAAGGCGACGGCACCCTCAACGGCACTTTGGAACATTTCTTTCAGCACGGTCTTCAGGCCGGTGCCGTCTTCTTCGGCATGTACTCGATTCTTCGcattgtcgtcttcgttatTGCCGTCGTGTCGCCGTTTTGCTGTCGTGGACGGTCGACGACGGATGGGGCTTCGAGCGAGGTCGTCTTTCATCTGGCTTggcgcacgacgtcgaagttggATGAGAACGAATGCGACTACGGTCCcagtcgttcttctcacTGTTGGTATCACTCCAaagtgccgtcgctcgtctatctcgtcgtctccgtcgtactgcttctctttctctttgtttcTGTTCATCTGTCCGAGGCGACGCCGCTTAGTAAAGCCATCActgtcgtctttctccttttctccgCTCTCTTTCAATTCACTCACCTgttgacgaaatcgtcgcctcCAGCTAAACTATCCAGTCTCCTCGCCGCAAGCGGTgccgtctccgtcgacggAAGTGTTCAAGCGTCCGAcgacgccaccgccgccaccgacgacgataatCCACAACTAGccaaattaatcaataacgTTCTCGGCTATTTGAATTTCTCCAAGACGTCGTGCAATCATGTGCAAAACGTCGCCACGTCGGCGCTCTACACGTGGTTCGTTTTCATTTGCATGGGATTCGTCATATGCGGATACGCGACAGTGATTCGCGACAGCAACGCCAAGTGTCTGCCCATCGCCGCTCGCACTCCGACGCCGAACGCGACAAGCGGACTTCGCCCATCCCAATGCGAAGTCCAGTGGAACGGTCTCGATATCGTCGACTTGGCAGCGTTAGCCAAGACGGCGTACTTCGATACGGAAAC
It encodes:
- the LOC136195606 gene encoding uncharacterized protein encodes the protein MAKANDASRIRDILDSIRQKVGPIRYRKFLVPLHRGITDLLKDPSNFRTYSTTTEQHKAVASKTERAQHLLTLLGYDMDVDSMRLPPGRSLPNAWNAFVDASVADLVVSKGDPTALAPLTDDVPVAMLIARLTYHMYVRVQLLAGWTPSHLRRHVFNHVTTSFLAVDEAAKRLRLLDPSTPIGVKWETAKVMMQVFFNDDDVGDGVDGNYTAVAKEIESEIKRRVRGNAAVFAIVPYMQNMQAVAGNTSTGNMVWPNAVTTYLHNSTALPRGCVSSEYAETMEIVERLMKESQKRTLTEDEIERVHTTVVWQTENFMRCFKPEFFESNGAVELVDADSASVTMPRTPAEGKRMLTEALELLEQAVGFFKMRNFVEVIHFVACQVLSSGGSMMDRVINKGDRTFAATASETDVAMQIVQLLGFSDHDLLPGGMILVDYEANETTLRTFVDIGNESLLLKPVGIPSIRSIDDVVSLVAFLIYTLRIRLRLQCAFTPAHLIFHLRDDVLIAISDVDIALDRLELLPSDSESRAVWTTIKEAIKTFVSSSSNTGDLIQIDAGIDELASRLACEMTERFPTILVDFVGYLQNVAAIVTITRRGEHLNPEGVLIYLNTTEKLVSGTFSDEYMDASRTIRQIMEASLRREFTDDEAIVVFRRTLWQARHFFAHLRADQIDMTACTSELVALARRRGLRLSPSLSADAVPVALQALACDDESDDGDDGDEKADKSEKADEGKDSKRVREFLEAIVGLDDRSAAAARLRDADFNEDIVEEELTALVSEKLTKIDSSRSDLADIDGALTTDDLAPGIKVPLVEKRQLIMKSIETMSSELGTLNRLRSGLCSCPDLELVGLDVSMDDLQLYSTLQDIVLPHKADVKVLWSLIVSGLDLVPGKTVRNLSEALGMEGDSRRDVRLLYQKQIGSID